From the Homo sapiens chromosome 1, GRCh38.p14 Primary Assembly genome, one window contains:
- the TNFRSF25 gene encoding tumor necrosis factor receptor superfamily member 25 isoform 1 precursor (isoform 1 precursor is encoded by transcript variant 1), translating into MEQRPRGCAAVAAALLLVLLGARAQGGTRSPRCDCAGDFHKKIGLFCCRGCPAGHYLKAPCTEPCGNSTCLVCPQDTFLAWENHHNSECARCQACDEQASQVALENCSAVADTRCGCKPGWFVECQVSQCVSSSPFYCQPCLDCGALHRHTRLLCSRRDTDCGTCLPGFYEHGDGCVSCPTPPPSLAGAPWGAVQSAVPLSVAGGRVGVFWVQVLLAGLVVPLLLGATLTYTYRHCWPHKPLVTADEAGMEALTPPPATHLSPLDSAHTLLAPPDSSEKICTVQLVGNSWTPGYPETQEALCPQVTWSWDQLPSRALGPAAAPTLSPESPAGSPAMMLQPGPQLYDVMDAVPARRWKEFVRTLGLREAEIEAVEVEIGRFRDQQYEMLKRWRQQQPAGLGAVYAALERMGLDGCVEDLRSRLQRGP; encoded by the exons ATGGAGCAGCGGCCGCGGGGCTGCGCGGCGGTGGCGGCG GCGCTCCTCCTGGTGCTGCTGGGGGCCCGGGCCCAGGGCGGCACTCGTAGCCCCAGGTGTGACTGTGCCGGTGACTTCCACAAGAAGATTGGTCTGTTTTGTTGCAGAGGCTGCCCAGCGG GGCACTACCTGAAGGCCCCTTGCACGGAGCCCTGCGGCAACTCCACCTGCCTTGTGTGTCCCCAAGACACCTTCTTGGCCTGGGAGAACCACCATAATTCTGAATGTGCCCGCTGCCAGGCCTGTGATGAGCAGG CCTCCCAGGTGGCGCTGGAGAACTGTTCAGCAGTGGCCGACACCCGCTGTGGCTGTAAGCCAGGCTGGTTTGTGGAGTGCCAGGTCAGCCAATGTGTCAGCAGTTCACCCTTCTACTGCCAACCATGCCTAGACTGCGGGGCCCTGCACCGCCACACACGGCTACTCT GTTCCCGCAGAGATACTGACTGTGGGACCTGCCTGCCTGGCTTCTATGAACATGGCGATGGCTGCGTGTCCTGCCCCAC GCCACCCCCGTCCCTTGCAGGAGCACCCTGGGGAGCTGTCCAGAGCGCTGTGCCGCTGTCTGTGGCTGGAGGCAGAGTAGGTG TGTTCTGGGTCCAGGTGCTCCTGGCTGGCCTTGTGGTCCCCCTCCTGCTTGGGGCCACCCTGACCTACACATACCGCCACTGCTGGCCTCACAAGCCCCTGGTTACTG CAGATGAAGCTGGGATGGAGGCTCTGACCCCACCACCG GCCACCCATCTGTCACCCTTGGACAGCGCCCACACCCTTCTAGCACCTCCTGACAGCAGTGAGAAGATCTGCACCGTCCAGTTGGTGGGTAACAGCTGGACCCCTGGCTACCCCGAGACCCAGGAGGCGCTCTGCCCGCAGGTGACATGGTCCTGGGACCAGTTGCCCAGCAGAGCTCTTG GCCCCGCTGCTGCGCCCACACTCTCGCCAGAGTCCCCAGCCGGCTCGCCAGCCATGATGCTGCAGCCGGGCCCGCAGCTCTACGACGTGATGGACGCGGTCCCAGCGCGGCGCTGGAAGGAGTTCGTGCGCACGCTGGGGCTGCGCGAGGCAGAGATCGAAGCCGTGGAGGTGGAGATCGGCCGCTTCCGAGACCAGCAGTACGAGATGCTCAAGCGCTGGCGCCAGCAGCAGCCCGCGGGCCTCGGAGCCGTTTACGCGGCCCTGGAGCGCATGGGGCTGGACGGCTGCGTGGAAGACTTGCGCAGCCGCCTGCAGCGCGGCCCGTGA
- the TNFRSF25 gene encoding tumor necrosis factor receptor superfamily member 25 isoform 7 precursor (isoform 7 precursor is encoded by transcript variant 7), translating into MEQRPRGCAAVAAALLLVLLGARAQGGTRSPRCDCAGDFHKKIGLFCCRGCPADEAGMEALTPPPATHLSPLDSAHTLLAPPDSSEKICTVQLVGNSWTPGYPETQEALCPQVTWSWDQLPSRALGPAAAPTLSPESPAGSPAMMLQPGPQLYDVMDAVPARRWKEFVRTLGLREAEIEAVEVEIGRFRDQQYEMLKRWRQQQPAGLGAVYAALERMGLDGCVEDLRSRLQRGP; encoded by the exons ATGGAGCAGCGGCCGCGGGGCTGCGCGGCGGTGGCGGCG GCGCTCCTCCTGGTGCTGCTGGGGGCCCGGGCCCAGGGCGGCACTCGTAGCCCCAGGTGTGACTGTGCCGGTGACTTCCACAAGAAGATTGGTCTGTTTTGTTGCAGAGGCTGCCCAGCGG ATGAAGCTGGGATGGAGGCTCTGACCCCACCACCG GCCACCCATCTGTCACCCTTGGACAGCGCCCACACCCTTCTAGCACCTCCTGACAGCAGTGAGAAGATCTGCACCGTCCAGTTGGTGGGTAACAGCTGGACCCCTGGCTACCCCGAGACCCAGGAGGCGCTCTGCCCGCAGGTGACATGGTCCTGGGACCAGTTGCCCAGCAGAGCTCTTG GCCCCGCTGCTGCGCCCACACTCTCGCCAGAGTCCCCAGCCGGCTCGCCAGCCATGATGCTGCAGCCGGGCCCGCAGCTCTACGACGTGATGGACGCGGTCCCAGCGCGGCGCTGGAAGGAGTTCGTGCGCACGCTGGGGCTGCGCGAGGCAGAGATCGAAGCCGTGGAGGTGGAGATCGGCCGCTTCCGAGACCAGCAGTACGAGATGCTCAAGCGCTGGCGCCAGCAGCAGCCCGCGGGCCTCGGAGCCGTTTACGCGGCCCTGGAGCGCATGGGGCTGGACGGCTGCGTGGAAGACTTGCGCAGCCGCCTGCAGCGCGGCCCGTGA
- the TNFRSF25 gene encoding tumor necrosis factor receptor superfamily member 25 isoform 4 precursor (isoform 4 precursor is encoded by transcript variant 4) has translation MEQRPRGCAAVAAALLLVLLGARAQGGTRSPRCDCAGDFHKKIGLFCCRGCPAASQVALENCSAVADTRCGCKPGWFVECQVSQCVSSSPFYCQPCLDCGALHRHTRLLCSRRDTDCGTCLPGFYEHGDGCVSCPTSTLGSCPERCAAVCGWRQMFWVQVLLAGLVVPLLLGATLTYTYRHCWPHKPLVTADEAGMEALTPPPATHLSPLDSAHTLLAPPDSSEKICTVQLVGNSWTPGYPETQEALCPQVTWSWDQLPSRALGPAAAPTLSPESPAGSPAMMLQPGPQLYDVMDAVPARRWKEFVRTLGLREAEIEAVEVEIGRFRDQQYEMLKRWRQQQPAGLGAVYAALERMGLDGCVEDLRSRLQRGP, from the exons ATGGAGCAGCGGCCGCGGGGCTGCGCGGCGGTGGCGGCG GCGCTCCTCCTGGTGCTGCTGGGGGCCCGGGCCCAGGGCGGCACTCGTAGCCCCAGGTGTGACTGTGCCGGTGACTTCCACAAGAAGATTGGTCTGTTTTGTTGCAGAGGCTGCCCAGCGG CCTCCCAGGTGGCGCTGGAGAACTGTTCAGCAGTGGCCGACACCCGCTGTGGCTGTAAGCCAGGCTGGTTTGTGGAGTGCCAGGTCAGCCAATGTGTCAGCAGTTCACCCTTCTACTGCCAACCATGCCTAGACTGCGGGGCCCTGCACCGCCACACACGGCTACTCT GTTCCCGCAGAGATACTGACTGTGGGACCTGCCTGCCTGGCTTCTATGAACATGGCGATGGCTGCGTGTCCTGCCCCAC GAGCACCCTGGGGAGCTGTCCAGAGCGCTGTGCCGCTGTCTGTGGCTGGAGGCAGA TGTTCTGGGTCCAGGTGCTCCTGGCTGGCCTTGTGGTCCCCCTCCTGCTTGGGGCCACCCTGACCTACACATACCGCCACTGCTGGCCTCACAAGCCCCTGGTTACTG CAGATGAAGCTGGGATGGAGGCTCTGACCCCACCACCG GCCACCCATCTGTCACCCTTGGACAGCGCCCACACCCTTCTAGCACCTCCTGACAGCAGTGAGAAGATCTGCACCGTCCAGTTGGTGGGTAACAGCTGGACCCCTGGCTACCCCGAGACCCAGGAGGCGCTCTGCCCGCAGGTGACATGGTCCTGGGACCAGTTGCCCAGCAGAGCTCTTG GCCCCGCTGCTGCGCCCACACTCTCGCCAGAGTCCCCAGCCGGCTCGCCAGCCATGATGCTGCAGCCGGGCCCGCAGCTCTACGACGTGATGGACGCGGTCCCAGCGCGGCGCTGGAAGGAGTTCGTGCGCACGCTGGGGCTGCGCGAGGCAGAGATCGAAGCCGTGGAGGTGGAGATCGGCCGCTTCCGAGACCAGCAGTACGAGATGCTCAAGCGCTGGCGCCAGCAGCAGCCCGCGGGCCTCGGAGCCGTTTACGCGGCCCTGGAGCGCATGGGGCTGGACGGCTGCGTGGAAGACTTGCGCAGCCGCCTGCAGCGCGGCCCGTGA
- the TNFRSF25 gene encoding tumor necrosis factor receptor superfamily member 25 isoform 3 precursor (isoform 3 precursor is encoded by transcript variant 3) codes for MEQRPRGCAAVAAALLLVLLGARAQGGTRSPRCDCAGDFHKKIGLFCCRGCPAGHYLKAPCTEPCGNSTCLVCPQDTFLAWENHHNSECARCQACDEQASQVALENCSAVADTRCGCKPGWFVECQVSQCVSSSPFYCQPCLDCGALHRHTRLLCSRRDTDCGTCLPGFYEHGDGCVSCPTSTLGSCPERCAAVCGWRQNEAGMEALTPPPATHLSPLDSAHTLLAPPDSSEKICTVQLVGNSWTPGYPETQEALCPQVTWSWDQLPSRALGPAAAPTLSPESPAGSPAMMLQPGPQLYDVMDAVPARRWKEFVRTLGLREAEIEAVEVEIGRFRDQQYEMLKRWRQQQPAGLGAVYAALERMGLDGCVEDLRSRLQRGP; via the exons ATGGAGCAGCGGCCGCGGGGCTGCGCGGCGGTGGCGGCG GCGCTCCTCCTGGTGCTGCTGGGGGCCCGGGCCCAGGGCGGCACTCGTAGCCCCAGGTGTGACTGTGCCGGTGACTTCCACAAGAAGATTGGTCTGTTTTGTTGCAGAGGCTGCCCAGCGG GGCACTACCTGAAGGCCCCTTGCACGGAGCCCTGCGGCAACTCCACCTGCCTTGTGTGTCCCCAAGACACCTTCTTGGCCTGGGAGAACCACCATAATTCTGAATGTGCCCGCTGCCAGGCCTGTGATGAGCAGG CCTCCCAGGTGGCGCTGGAGAACTGTTCAGCAGTGGCCGACACCCGCTGTGGCTGTAAGCCAGGCTGGTTTGTGGAGTGCCAGGTCAGCCAATGTGTCAGCAGTTCACCCTTCTACTGCCAACCATGCCTAGACTGCGGGGCCCTGCACCGCCACACACGGCTACTCT GTTCCCGCAGAGATACTGACTGTGGGACCTGCCTGCCTGGCTTCTATGAACATGGCGATGGCTGCGTGTCCTGCCCCAC GAGCACCCTGGGGAGCTGTCCAGAGCGCTGTGCCGCTGTCTGTGGCTGGAGGCAGA ATGAAGCTGGGATGGAGGCTCTGACCCCACCACCG GCCACCCATCTGTCACCCTTGGACAGCGCCCACACCCTTCTAGCACCTCCTGACAGCAGTGAGAAGATCTGCACCGTCCAGTTGGTGGGTAACAGCTGGACCCCTGGCTACCCCGAGACCCAGGAGGCGCTCTGCCCGCAGGTGACATGGTCCTGGGACCAGTTGCCCAGCAGAGCTCTTG GCCCCGCTGCTGCGCCCACACTCTCGCCAGAGTCCCCAGCCGGCTCGCCAGCCATGATGCTGCAGCCGGGCCCGCAGCTCTACGACGTGATGGACGCGGTCCCAGCGCGGCGCTGGAAGGAGTTCGTGCGCACGCTGGGGCTGCGCGAGGCAGAGATCGAAGCCGTGGAGGTGGAGATCGGCCGCTTCCGAGACCAGCAGTACGAGATGCTCAAGCGCTGGCGCCAGCAGCAGCCCGCGGGCCTCGGAGCCGTTTACGCGGCCCTGGAGCGCATGGGGCTGGACGGCTGCGTGGAAGACTTGCGCAGCCGCCTGCAGCGCGGCCCGTGA
- the TNFRSF25 gene encoding tumor necrosis factor receptor superfamily member 25 isoform 2 precursor (isoform 2 precursor is encoded by transcript variant 2), whose product MEQRPRGCAAVAAALLLVLLGARAQGGTRSPRCDCAGDFHKKIGLFCCRGCPAGHYLKAPCTEPCGNSTCLVCPQDTFLAWENHHNSECARCQACDEQASQVALENCSAVADTRCGCKPGWFVECQVSQCVSSSPFYCQPCLDCGALHRHTRLLCSRRDTDCGTCLPGFYEHGDGCVSCPTSTLGSCPERCAAVCGWRQMFWVQVLLAGLVVPLLLGATLTYTYRHCWPHKPLVTADEAGMEALTPPPATHLSPLDSAHTLLAPPDSSEKICTVQLVGNSWTPGYPETQEALCPQVTWSWDQLPSRALGPAAAPTLSPESPAGSPAMMLQPGPQLYDVMDAVPARRWKEFVRTLGLREAEIEAVEVEIGRFRDQQYEMLKRWRQQQPAGLGAVYAALERMGLDGCVEDLRSRLQRGP is encoded by the exons ATGGAGCAGCGGCCGCGGGGCTGCGCGGCGGTGGCGGCG GCGCTCCTCCTGGTGCTGCTGGGGGCCCGGGCCCAGGGCGGCACTCGTAGCCCCAGGTGTGACTGTGCCGGTGACTTCCACAAGAAGATTGGTCTGTTTTGTTGCAGAGGCTGCCCAGCGG GGCACTACCTGAAGGCCCCTTGCACGGAGCCCTGCGGCAACTCCACCTGCCTTGTGTGTCCCCAAGACACCTTCTTGGCCTGGGAGAACCACCATAATTCTGAATGTGCCCGCTGCCAGGCCTGTGATGAGCAGG CCTCCCAGGTGGCGCTGGAGAACTGTTCAGCAGTGGCCGACACCCGCTGTGGCTGTAAGCCAGGCTGGTTTGTGGAGTGCCAGGTCAGCCAATGTGTCAGCAGTTCACCCTTCTACTGCCAACCATGCCTAGACTGCGGGGCCCTGCACCGCCACACACGGCTACTCT GTTCCCGCAGAGATACTGACTGTGGGACCTGCCTGCCTGGCTTCTATGAACATGGCGATGGCTGCGTGTCCTGCCCCAC GAGCACCCTGGGGAGCTGTCCAGAGCGCTGTGCCGCTGTCTGTGGCTGGAGGCAGA TGTTCTGGGTCCAGGTGCTCCTGGCTGGCCTTGTGGTCCCCCTCCTGCTTGGGGCCACCCTGACCTACACATACCGCCACTGCTGGCCTCACAAGCCCCTGGTTACTG CAGATGAAGCTGGGATGGAGGCTCTGACCCCACCACCG GCCACCCATCTGTCACCCTTGGACAGCGCCCACACCCTTCTAGCACCTCCTGACAGCAGTGAGAAGATCTGCACCGTCCAGTTGGTGGGTAACAGCTGGACCCCTGGCTACCCCGAGACCCAGGAGGCGCTCTGCCCGCAGGTGACATGGTCCTGGGACCAGTTGCCCAGCAGAGCTCTTG GCCCCGCTGCTGCGCCCACACTCTCGCCAGAGTCCCCAGCCGGCTCGCCAGCCATGATGCTGCAGCCGGGCCCGCAGCTCTACGACGTGATGGACGCGGTCCCAGCGCGGCGCTGGAAGGAGTTCGTGCGCACGCTGGGGCTGCGCGAGGCAGAGATCGAAGCCGTGGAGGTGGAGATCGGCCGCTTCCGAGACCAGCAGTACGAGATGCTCAAGCGCTGGCGCCAGCAGCAGCCCGCGGGCCTCGGAGCCGTTTACGCGGCCCTGGAGCGCATGGGGCTGGACGGCTGCGTGGAAGACTTGCGCAGCCGCCTGCAGCGCGGCCCGTGA
- the TNFRSF25 gene encoding tumor necrosis factor receptor superfamily member 25 isoform 12 precursor (isoform 12 precursor is encoded by transcript variant 12), translated as MEQRPRGCAAVAAALLLVLLGARAQGGTRSPRCDCAGDFHKKIGLFCCRGCPAGHYLKAPCTEPCGNSTCLVCPQDTFLAWENHHNSECARCQACDEQASQVALENCSAVADTRCGCKPGWFVECQVSQCVSSSPFYCQPCLDCGALHRHTRLLCSRRDTDCGTCLPGFYEHGDGCVSCPT; from the exons ATGGAGCAGCGGCCGCGGGGCTGCGCGGCGGTGGCGGCG GCGCTCCTCCTGGTGCTGCTGGGGGCCCGGGCCCAGGGCGGCACTCGTAGCCCCAGGTGTGACTGTGCCGGTGACTTCCACAAGAAGATTGGTCTGTTTTGTTGCAGAGGCTGCCCAGCGG GGCACTACCTGAAGGCCCCTTGCACGGAGCCCTGCGGCAACTCCACCTGCCTTGTGTGTCCCCAAGACACCTTCTTGGCCTGGGAGAACCACCATAATTCTGAATGTGCCCGCTGCCAGGCCTGTGATGAGCAGG CCTCCCAGGTGGCGCTGGAGAACTGTTCAGCAGTGGCCGACACCCGCTGTGGCTGTAAGCCAGGCTGGTTTGTGGAGTGCCAGGTCAGCCAATGTGTCAGCAGTTCACCCTTCTACTGCCAACCATGCCTAGACTGCGGGGCCCTGCACCGCCACACACGGCTACTCT GTTCCCGCAGAGATACTGACTGTGGGACCTGCCTGCCTGGCTTCTATGAACATGGCGATGGCTGCGTGTCCTGCCCCACGTAA